A single region of the Cucumis melo cultivar AY chromosome 3, USDA_Cmelo_AY_1.0, whole genome shotgun sequence genome encodes:
- the LOC103488170 gene encoding NADP-dependent malic enzyme: MPSSFLRHQYLRNLVFIGRRFEIEALGSMESSMKKTMSNGSVHMEMEEIDNKFEEAYGEHNATEDQLITPWTVSVASGYSLLRDPIYNKGLAFSEKERDAHYLRGLLPPALLDQELQERRMMHNLRNYEVPLHRYIAMMDLQERNERLFYKLLIDNVEELLPVVYTPTVGEACQKYGSIYRRPQGLFISLKEKGKILEVLKNWPERNIQVIVVTDGERILGLGDLGCQGMGIPVGKLSLYTALGGIRPSACLPITIDVGTNNEQLLNDEFYIGLRQKRARGQEYMELLDEFMYAVKKNYGEKVLIQFEDFANHNAFELLSRYSSSHLVFNDDIQGTASVVVAGLLAALKLVGGTLADHTFLFLGAGEAGTGIAELIALEISKQTGAPIEETRKKIWLVDSKGLIVQSRFESLQHFKKPWAHDHESIKDLYGAVQAIKPTVLIGTSGVGKTFTKEVVEAMASFNEKPLILALSNPTSQSECTAEEAYTWSQGRAIFASGSPFDPVEYDGKVFVPGQANNAYIFPGFGLGLIMSGTIRVHDDMLLAASEALAAQVSQENYDKGLIYPPFTNIRKISANIAAKVAAKAYELGLASRLPRPKDLVKFAESCMYSPRYRSYL, encoded by the exons ATGCCCTCCTCCTTCCTCCGACATCAATATCTG AGAAATTTGGTGTTTATAGGAAGGAGATTTGAGATTGAAGCTTTGGGATCAATGGAGAGTTCAATGAAGAAGACAATGAGCAATGGTAGTGTTCATATGGAGATGGAAGAAATTGACAATAAGTTTGAAGAAGCCTATGGAGAACACAATGCTACTGAAGATCAGCTCATTACTCCTTGGACAGTCTCTGTTGCTAG TGGTTATTCTTTATTGCGTGATCCGATCTACAACAAAGGCCTTGCCTTtagtgaaaaagaaagagatgctcaTTACTTGCGTGGCTTGTTGCCACCAGCACTTCTTGATCAAGAGCTTCAG GAAAGGAGGATGATGCATAATCTTCGCAACTATGAAGTTCCATTACACAGATATATTGCGATGATGGATCTTCAG GAGAGAAATGAAAGGCTGTTCTACAAGCTTCTCATTGATAATGTTGAAGAACTGCTTCCAGTTGTGTACACTCCTACCGTAGGCGAAGCTTGCCAGAAGTATGGGAGCATTTATAGACGACCTCAAGGCCTTTTCATCAGTTTGAAAGAGAA GGGCAAAATTCTTGAAGTTTTGAAGAACTGGCCAGAAAGGAACATTCAAGTTATTGTTGTTACCGACGGTGAGCGGATTCTAGGCCTTGGAGATCTTGGATGCCAG GGCATGGGGATTCCTGTGGGGAAACTTTCTTTATATACAGCACTTGGAGGAATTCGACCCTCAGCT TGCTTGCCTATAACCATTGATGTTGGTACAAACAATGAGCAGCTTCTAAATGATGAGTTTTACATTGGCCTTCGGCAGAAACGGGCCAGAGGACAG GAATACATGGAACTTTTAGATGAGTTCATGTATGCAGTAAAGAAGAACTATGGAGAGAAAGTCCTTATACAG TTTGAAGATTTTGCAAACCACAATGCATTCGAGTTGCTTTCAAGATATAGCTCGTCACACCTTGTGTTCAACGACGACATTCAA GGTACAGCATCTGTCGTCGTAGCAGGACTACTTGCAGCTCTTAAACTTGTTGGAGGGACATTAGCTGACCACACTTTCTTATTCCTTGGAGCTGGAGAG GCTGGAACTGGTATAGCTGAGCTTATTGCTTTGGAGATCTCAAAACAG ACTGGAGCTCCAATTGAAGAGACTCGCAAGAAGATTTGGCTCGTGGACTCGAAG GGGCTGATCGTTCAATCCCGCTTCGAATCCCTTCAACATTTTAAGAAGCCTTGGGCTCATGACCATGAATCTATCAAGGATCTTTACGGTGCTGTCCAG GCAATCAAACCAACAGTGTTGATAGGAACATCTGGTGTTGGGAAGACATTTACAAAGGAAGTTGTGGAGGCCATGGCATCCTTCAATGAG AAACCACTTATCCTTGCTCTCTCGAACCCTACGTCGCAATCTGAGTGTACAGCTGAAGAAGCTTATACATGGAGCCAG GGCCGAGCAATCTTTGCCAGCGGAAGTCCATTTGACCCTGTTGAATATGATGGAAAAGTTTTTGTGCCTGGCCAG GCAAACAATGCTTACATATTCCCTGGATTTGGCTTGGGTCTGATCATGTCGGGTACAATTCGTGTGCATGATGACATGCTCTTGGCAGCTT CGGAGGCTCTGGCTGCCCAAGTGAGTCAGGAAAACTATGATAAGGGTTTGATTTACCCTCCTTTTACCAACATCAGAAAGATATCTGCTAACATTGCTGCCAAAGTTGCTGCTAAGGCTTATGAACTTG GTCTGGCTTCTCGTCTTCCTCGACCAAAGGATCTCGTAAAATTTGCCGAGAGCTGCATGTACAGCCCCCGCTACCGTAGCTACCTTTAA